GTATTACACAGTGAAGTCAATTGCCGCTCACCTTCTAATCCCCTCTGCACAGGTGTCCCACTCACGCACCAGCGGTTGATAGAGGACAGACGCAGAGCCATCTCAGCAGCCTAGAGTCATCCAAGCACAGAGCGCACACACTCGTTCAGCATTACAggccattaacacacacacacacgaataggTTTGACCTCTTCCTtaaatcaaaacactaacacaagCACCCTAATTCAGACAGTATATCAGTTACAAACACACTCTGCTGATAGCACACTTGAGCACACACTTGACACTATGACACACATAAATGAAACATTATCTATATTTCAATGGAGAGCACTACTAGCTACTAGAAAACAAATCGACAGTAAAATGATCTCTATTCCTCCTCTCTGAAGGCACAGTACTTGAAAAGTAAAGGGTTCTCCACAGGACTGTGGGTTCCAGCAGAGGATAAGACGCTGGAGTGAATAGATTTGAACATAGATTTGTGTGAGGGCTTAGCCTAGCATGAGACtgttggagggagggagggagggagggagaggagttaCCTTAGCGGTGGTGCACTCCACCATCTGAGCCTCGTCCAGGCAGACGCGCCACCACTCCACGGCCACCAGGGGGCTGGGCACGGCCATGTAGCGCTTGTGCGTGCGGAAGCGGCGGCCGTCCTCGCTGTTGCTGTGGGGCAGGTCCACGTAGTTGAGCTCGGAGCGCAGCACGTCGTACGTGGTGATGACCACTTCCTGCTCGGCCAGCACATGCGGCTGGATGAAGCCGTGCCGTTTTACACCTTGGTACACCTGTgatggagaagagaaggaggagggggagagagagagggggggggggagatagagagagaggggggagagagagagggagcaagagagagagagagaaagaggggaaaaaattaAGACAAAGTTGTCTAAGAAAATTGAAAAGTTCACTTGTTGAAATTAAAATGAACTACCAGACTCTAATTGAAAACGGCAAAGATCGAAGGtgaaccaacaaacaaacaagggatGAAGCCGCCTATGAATCATATAGAGATTCACTACAGAGTCATTAATCTCCACACAATGATATACAACCACCTCAGTGTGGTGTCATGGCATGCAAAAACACACTGCCTGCAAGCTgatccccctcacacacacacacacacacacacacacacacacacacactgcccccatctctcccctctccctcaccaGCACTCGTAGCGAGGAGGAGCGGATGTGGCGGCTGATCTCCTCCACCCACTGGTGGCAGATGGAGCTGGGCGAGATGATGAGGGTGGCGCCGGTGTGCACGGGCGGCATGGCCACCAGGCAGTGCGGGCAGTAGAACGGCGTGGTGTCCTGGCTCTCCTGCTTGTAGTTGACGCAGTCCGCGTGCTGCCACAGCAGACAGTGCAGGCACTGGACACGAGCCTAGAGGGACACACAGATTGGAAATGCACTCACAGTCATATGGTCACCGACTGAAaacaaatataggcctatgaatAAGCCTCTTTGACTCCGATGAAGACGCTGTGCATCGAAACGTTGCTCATTTATTCGTTCCGGCCCTTTCTTGGGTTCGGTCGTTTGAAGCGGTCCAGGGCCTGTTGCATATTCATAAAGTCCTTCGTTACAGTGGACTCTAGCTTCTTCACCTGACACAAACTGTCTCCATCTAAAATGATGGCGATGAAAACGACTGACTGTAAAACGTTGTGATCTTGGCGTGCTGCCGAGGAGCACCGCACACTGACCAAATGAAAGATAAATCAAAGACAAACATGCTGCAGCGGTGCGGTGCTGGCGATATTAGCATGCAGGAGGTGTCTTCCGTTGCCCTCTAGCTATCATTTGGGAGACTGGAATCATTTTTGTGGATCAAAGACGGGCTCCAAAAAGCTTACCTTGTAGTCCAGCAGACCTGTCTCCCCGCAGATGCACTCAAAGTGGTAGTCTGGCTCAGGAACAGAGGCAGGGGGTGGGAGGTCCTTCAATTCTTCATGGGGGGGTGGACAACTCTCTTCAGGtttctccacctgctcctcatcctcctccttcttctcctccttctcctcctcctcctcagggaGCTGGTCTTCAGTGCTCTCTGGTGGGGGGACACTGGGGTCTTTCTCCTTTTTGGTTTCCTGAGCATCTggcgctgtgtctgtgtccagatCTCCggggaggtcagaggtcaccacAGCATCTGAGTAGACGTGAGTAGAACGTCTGCGTGATGTTCTCCGAGGAGCGACATCCCCATCGGAGCTCTGCTGAGTGGATAAAAAGAACATCAAAGGAACATCAATCTCAGTGTCAACACAGCTGGACCaaacaaaaatgacaaacaTCAGACaaatatcaaacaaacaaacaaactcttgTGTCTTAAGTCGGCCCTCTTCATCACTAAGATGCTCCTAGGAAATTAAATTAGAAATGTGCATAAAATGTAAAACTTCTTTGATTAGGACACCTACAGGCTTTTGCTTGACCGGTGTCTTCTTCTGTGTGTCCTTGTACTTCTTCCCAAACTTGAAGGACCCTGCCAGGCCTCGACCTTTGACCTGCTCCACGAGCTCCTCGCTGATGAGTTTGGCGAGGCTCTTCTTGATGTGACTGCGGTTCTTTATGGGGTCGTACCTGAACATCGTGCGAAGATAGCCAAAGATGGCATTGATAGAGGCTCCTTTACCCACCTTCATCTCTTTGATGGCAGTGAGAATCATCACACGAACAGCTAGCGCAGAAAAGAGACAACGAGTAAGCAATGAATAACACTGTTTTAGTCTTTATCTTTTTTATTGAGGGAACCTAAACATCCATGAATCTCAACATGCACCAATTCCTTTTCAGACAAGAATCATTAATGCAAACCAACACACATTCTATAGGGCTGGCACAATGTAAAGACTATTGAGACTGTACATCTACCAGACTTTAAAAGACCTTCAGAAACTTTTCTTGTTAATGTTTCATCTACTTATGATCAAAGTGAAATATCTTCTCCACTTCTGCCAACTGAGACAACAGCAGCCCACAGCGAGGTTATGTCAGTATTAATAGACGGCATTTGGCTGTCTCTGCGGCTGACTCACCAGGGTAAGAGATTCTCTCCTTGGGTTGGGGCTCACGCTTGCGTGGTGTGCCATTTTCCTTCTCCGGCGGTGGTGGAGGCACAAAGTAGTTTACTTTCACTCCCTGGGATAGGAAAACTTAGTCAAACAACGCTGCTTCACAAATCCATTTAAGCATCTGTATGTACAAGGTCTGCAAACCTTGAAGCGGTGTTCAAAGCTAGATTCTGAATACTATGACAAAGCTCAAGGATTCTGGCTGACAACTCACCTCAGGCAGACAGGGGGCGCTGTTCTCCAGGCCCTGCCTTGCATGGAACAAAATGAGAGCCAGCACTTCCACAGTCTTCCCCAGACCCATCTCGTCCGCCAGGATACCCCCTGGCCAGTCTGTCCCAGCCTGAGGAAACTCCAGGATCAAACTACAAGAAGCACACAGCATCCAGTCAAGATCAGCAAAACACGCATGTGAAAAAGTACAACTTCATTTTGACCACAGGAGTAGAATGCAATCAGTCAATCAGCAGTCAGGTGCACAAAACAGGTGTCAGAAACATGTGTACTGATTAAATGGTGGTCATTTTTGGAATTATTCTGTGTCTGTTCAAGCACAGTCTTCTCTATAAGAGGTTATGATTTAAAGTGAAGTGGTATAGTAGTAGATCTTACCAGCCTGAGTAGATGTTGTAGTGCAgtttctttccacacagagtcACAATCTCACGCCAAAGGAAATGTAATGATGGTTtatctgctaaaaaaaaaagttacagtgCTGTCTTCATGTAACTGATGGCAAAAACCATAAGAAAGCAATTCATAACTTGTTCCCGAAAGTAAAGCACAGGCACAATAGTAGTCATGTCATGGCCACTGTAATTAAGAGACAGCTGATTAGAATGTTtgtcaggaaaaaaaagatgggCAACAGGTAAGGCCTCCACTATTCTTCTGAAAGGGGTTTACACAATGAGAACATGAACATGCGTATGTTTTACTCCAAACTATACTGATAGACTCGTCTCATTGCAGTCAATGAACACAAGTCTGAACAACATACACAGAATTTAGATGCTGCATTGACAGTCCATATGGACAGTGTGGCTGGTGAAAGAGCAAGTATGCCGTGTCAAAGTATTCATGAGTTTCAAGCAcgatgcagtctgcattcataatctaggtgcttgattttatacaactgtggaaagggacctgatgaaacccttGAACACGTTCTCCTTAGGTGTTACCTTCAGAGGCACCGCTGTTGTACTTCTCCCTTTTGAGCATCCAGTTGACCGCCTGACTCTGGTAGGGTCTCAGCACAGGCACCAGGGCCTCGTGCTGCACGTCCAAGCCCTCGCCCTCCACCCCACGCTGGTGCTGATGGCGCACGCTGTCGTACAGCTCCTCCACGTTCTGCCGCTCGAGGTCTACGTCGTCGTCATCCTGCTCATCCTCCATCACCTCTGCAGGCAACACACGCAGCAGGTCAGTGGGCGTCATGCAAAGGCCACAGAGAGACTCCTATCTAACCAGCTTATAATTGCTCTCAGAGCACCTGACAAGTTCACCTATTTTCACATTTGGTGGCACAAACAAAACCTGTCAGGCTTAAATAAGTCTCATAATAAAGTGtttacagacacagactccAAAAAACATTTGATATTTTTCTCTTACTGGTTTCAGTTACCAAAAATCCCTATGCTGTATGGCAATATTATaagtaagtgtatgtgtatggatcATGAAGGGCCCAGATTTACTTATCATTGACATGATCACAACATATTCTGAAAGGGAAGCAGATGCATAGAAGAGTGGTATATGTACATCTGAAGTAGCATAGTCTACTCACCTGGAATGATGAAGTCATAAAAGTGCTCCATGAGTTTCTGGATCAGCTGGTTTGCCTTCTTCATGCGGCCACTGCCTTCACTGAGGAGCTCAGGATGGCTTAATCCAGCCTCCAGCAAATAGACTGGCAGCTGAAGGAGTACAAGCAGGACTTCAGGATATGCTTCAGACAGTGCCTGTGGGTCCAACCTGCTAATGTCTCACAACTCTTCTACCTAATATCTCACAGCTCTTCTACCAACTCAATGAAGTCATAATGTAGCCTAGTTGACAGTAGGGGTGTGCAAAAAAATCGATACGGATTCGAATCGCGATTCAAACTCTACCGATTCAGAATCGATTCATAAAATTCCAAGAATCGAttcatatacccccccccccccccccacaacggTGTTTAAACTATTGTTCTAAAATTAGTTTAGTTCGCCATTCCCATAGATGGCGCCGCGTCTATTAGAAACTTCTTATGCCTGAGCACTCTTTACTTGACATAGGTTAATGAAAGACTTCAGCAGAAGCGCTGGGGGTAGCCTAGTCGGCGCAAATGCCAATTTTCGGAGGTCCTTCATTAACGGACCGCGTTAACAGACCGCTGTCAACAggttttgaaagtgaaagcagatggGTAGGGTCATTCTAAACAACATTTGAGTCAAGTTCAGTGTTGTGCGTGGCAAACTATTTGCAGCAAATCAATCTAAAAAGACATAATTTATGcacttgtgttttcatgtgttgtTTGTCCTGTCggtattttccgataatgataGCAATCTCATGATGCTGCTGAtcaattgaattacatttctgCCGTATAGCCTATTGGCTTACCGTGCTTGACGTTAGCTGTGGCAGACTCACTGATTTTCATagttttaaccacaaagtcTGTTTAGGCGTAGGCTTATTTGAATAGTTCAAGATCTTGCCATTTCACGTTAGTCCAGCCCTTCACCTCAGTGAACCAGGCACCCCATGCCATCTAAAAAATATCTCGGGAGGGCTTCAATATTACGTGAGAAAACTTGTGGTGACAGTGcttagagggaaaaaaataacattgCCATGCTCGGAAAACGTCAGTCTTGTATGTAACATTGAGCTGAAATTTGGTGAAAACAgcccactgtagcattgtgcAAACATAGTCTTCAAGTTGCTTATTTAAAGGTACAGTCTGCATTTTAATCCTAATTCTCCATTTAGCGTCCACGCTTGTAAaactagtgatgtagcctacacaatcctGGTGCAGTGTAAAAGCAGTTAGGGCCTACCATTTTACTTTGGGAGAGGTGTAGGCTAGGATCCACAGTGTTTTTGACAGGAGAGGGAAATGTGTCATTTGATTCCATTTTCAactgaaatatcaacaaccttcaagCTGCATACTCTTCTATCAGCATCAATATCAGAAGGTTATATCAtatgatttattattttgtaaattGGCCCAGGTGACAGGGggcaggctacagtatatagtatcattaagtagcctaaatagtaaataatgtagtcaaaattataactttatgttgccCATCCTTATGAGTGGACAGAATGAAAGCAATACATCTTACCCAAATAAGCTTACATTTAGTAGAATTAAACTTATTTAATTTGTTGTGCTTCTTTTTTTCTAAATTGTGTGTCTACTGCAATCATATGGGAAAAGTAACTATACTGTGAATCGTTTTCTGAATCGAGAATCGTTTTTGAATCGAAAATCGATTTTGAATCGAATCGTGAGCCTGAAAATcggaatcgaatcgaatcgtgaaATTCTCTGAATCGTGCACCCCTAGTTGACAGCTCAAATTAATAAGTCTAAGTGAATGTGGTATCTGTGAACTGGACCCATTTTTTCATAACACACCGCAGTGTAATGATTTAAGCACTCTTTAAGGTCCAGCCACTGTGAGGCCCTTATTCAAGAGTTACCTTTTGATGCCGTAGGCCTACGTAAACATTCTGTGCTATCCACCACATATCTTGACACATACCTTAATATATTCCTCATCAGGCTTGACACCGAGCTGGACGATTCTCCTCTTCTGAAGCCAGTCCAACTCCTCCAACTCTAACCTGCCCAAAGATCCTTCCACTGGGCACACGAACTCCGGGCTCTGTACCTCCACATCAAAGGACTCATCCTCCTGAGCACCagacgcacacaagcacagcctGCCACCAGTCCTCTGAAGTGTCCACTTTTGACTATCCTCCACTACTAATGGGGACTGGGCACGGAGATTAAATTCTCCGATCAGTACATACCAGGCCTCATCCAACTTGCAGTTAATTAGGGGTAGGACAACAGAATAATTTGTGACACTCTTGGTTGCGCTACCCGACTCCGAACCAGGCCTGATTCGAGGTGTGATGCTAGGGCCAGGAACTTCTTCACTTATAGAGGGAAAACAACTGGAACCGATGAGGGCGTCCTCAGAGAGGGGTACCTCTGACTTGTCTGGCTCTTCAACAATAACGCAAAAAGATTTCGAACAACTAGGTTCCTCAATGGGGAGGGGTAAACATTCTGCAATGACATCGGAACCCTGTGTCGACAACTCAGACTCTACCTCGTTCCTCCGGTCCTCATGCATATTCCAGTTCAGTTTCTTCTTTGCATCGTCATCCACCTTGACTGGTGGTGCTCTTTTCCTTTTATTACTCATGATGATATTTTTATGAGGTGACTGAAAAGGTGTTTACGAAACTTTCCTCCAGAGTAGTTTCAATCATTGCACGTTCTAACAGAATTTCTAATGTTTCAGAATCAGGATCAGAATCCCAATGCATTTCACAGCCACATTTGGTCTGTTAGGGAATGAAAGTTCCGCAGATACAGGTGTGTATCGTGTTCCAGCATCCCACCTGTGGTAACTGTCAGCAGTTTCTAACTATCGAAAAGCGACTGAAACGTGAGACTTCCATCGCAGCTGGAAAACTATGGATATCCATTAACAACATCCATCCAACAACCCCTGATAGTACACAAATACGTGCATGCATTAGCCCAATACTATCCAAAGTTAGCTCACTGATTTGTTAGGAACGTTACTGAGTTATTCTAGGTTAGTCTGGCTAACGAACTAGCTACATTTGCCAGCCTCGGTGTCTGTAACTAGCCCACTTCTTTGAAATGCTATGCTATTCACGGGCTAGATGCATCATATTTACAGTTACATATCATTTTTAATCCACATCCGTAGCCACTTCTTCGCTAACCCTGGTGAGAAATGATGTTGAGTTGTTTATATTGAGCAAGCTACTTCTTTGTTATGATTTCGAATCCATGCATTCCACCGCCATCGCAATcctccatttttaaaaagtagGAAGTGACGTAATTTAGTAAATTAGCCTACTAACATACCAGTAACACCAGATGGCAGTACAGCTTCTTATAATCTAGTGCCCTATAGGGCACTATTATAATCCTTAATGGGAGTGTGCTACCGGTCTTTTTTCAAACAATTCTTTCTAAATGTATCTAGTAGGCAGCACATAAACGCGCGTTGTCGCTGTAGGCTCACCTCCcagaatgcacaatgaaacACCACTGAACGGGCCTTCACAGAACAGACATTCCTTAAAGTTATTTCTGTGGGCTATGTCTGTTATTAATGTATGTTTGACGAAACCAAGTGAAGCGGACAGGTTGTAAATGGGACAGAGCATGCTAAATGGAGCACAAACACCCCGGGCCACCAGAAGATGATTCATAATTTAGAGTGCAGCGTGGAGGTTAAGTGGACACCCCACCTGTCCAAAGCCCACGCATCACAAACACTTTTTGAAGAACCATTCGCCTACTCTCccatttgttatttgttattttgttgtcTACTTTTTATACAAAAACTAAGTATAGGGCCTAAGGTGAGCAATAACTAAGAATTAAAATAATTAAGAATGAGGTCAaattaagacaaaaaaaaaagtcttataGACTATCTTATATcttatatgtttttgttttttaggtTATATGACATGGATGTCAGTTAGTTGTTCAATGGAAAATAGTTTATAGCCTCAGGAATTCTACAAATCATGCACTGCTGCTGAGAACTGAAATGACTCACCTCAATGTCAATGCAGAGTCTGACAGTTTAatttattattagcctattattattaataataataataacaataataaagcaGTATGAAACAACTATTTTGGATGAATGACTGCAAAAAGTGATGTGCGATAGGTTACTCTCAGTGTCCAAGTACAGTATCTCCACTCTTGGGTTCACTGCTTTCCTCATCACCATTCCAACATGCGAGGGCCCGACCACATACACATGGTTGAATTAGAGGGCTAACACTACAGAGGTTCCATCAAAGATGAATCCTTCACCATCCTGTCAGTACAGAAACAGAATCTCCTCCTCAAAATAACACGATGCAGATACCCTGATGTGATGCAGATCCACCTATAGTCTATACCATGTCAGGACCTAAAGTAGGCCTAAAACAGATGACACTCTGCGACATGAATGCATGCTATTGACagcaaaaataaacattaaacaGCTCCTCCGAGCAAAGACAAATACTAATTGGCAATCACCAAGTATGCCTTCCACCTGCAATGAGTTCAAGACAATTCAGTTGTTGTTGCAAACAGCATTTCTGTTGCTGTGCATTAATGCACCATTCTCCCCTCATTTCTGCCCCCAGAGacagagtttgtttgtgtgtgtgtgtgtgtgtgtgtgtgtgtgtctcagagagagagagagagggggggggggcagggctgCAGACAAGAGCAAATGACAAGACAATAGAATTCACAGTATTCTCACTCTACCCTTAAGCACATCTCCTTTAGTGTTTGTCCTTGAATGTCTGCTTTAAAATCTTTCTTAATTTcacaacagtagcctacttctataTCCACAAACTGCGTTTCATGATTGCCAATTACCAGGGCATCCATGTATTATCAAGTCCTTTGCATATTGCAGTGCAGTATTAAATCGATCATATTCACTATCTTTTTTGTCGCAAGTTattccattatcatacagtgaTAAGGGGCTGAATCATCACTGCCATTCTTATATCAGCAAAATGTTGACGAAATAATATCCAAAAATGTCACGGTGTCGCCTTTTCAGTGAGACCCATTACACTGGCTATTGGGGTCATTTTGGCTTTTGCGGTTGCTCTGACCCGCTTTTAAGATGCAGTGattaagaaagagagaaggggggcacCACCGCTCGTTTTTAGAGTGGCAAAAGACGACGTCCCCGTCTCGCGCGCCAGAAGCAAAGCCGCAGTTCGTAATTGTGAGGCTCGGGAGGCAGGGAGGCATGTGGTGGGCTCGCGCCTCAGGTGAGTACACAGTTCCTCTGAAATGCACTTAATTGACTGCAATTAATCCTGAACAAACTGTCACGTTTTGTCGTCTTTAATGTAGAATATTCTGGCGCGTAATTAGTCCCATTCATGGTGTTTCATTAAGCTCTAACTTAAAGGGTGTTTATGGGTTAGACAGTAACATTTTTTAAATCTTCATCGAAATTAACAAGGTAAACGTTCACATTAGTGGCGTTAATAGTCTAATATTAAAACGTCCCGTTATCTATGTAGGCTAATCAGTTATATCATTTTGGCTTGCTTACATTCAGTTATACCATGACACGGAAAGAGTGCGTAAATAAACATTGCCtaacaaataaacataacataTTCTATTTAGACACTGTGATAGGCTATAGGGTGAAAGTGAGGGGGGTGAATCAACAGAACGTCTGAATGAGACAGGAATTGGATTGCAAGGGAGTCTAAACATCTGCAGTCTCAACACTTCTATTGAGTTCAACCTGCTCCGAAGACTAGCGCTGTCCAGCGTGCTGAAATCACAGAATACCCAGTTCGTTTATTGCTCTCCTCGGACAGCTGAGTATTTCTTCCGACTATGAAGGAATGCTTCAGGGTTATTTGGCTTAATGGAATTTGCTACAGCGCACAAGTTTTAGAATGAGGTGAGACCCAGCGGGCACGTCATCCATTCAGGTATTATTTTGGTATGAGAGTGAATTCAGAGCTCTGTGACAATGTCATTAATTCACATTTTCCAACAGGATTTTTAATGAAGAACAACATTAAGACAACAATCAGGTGATGGTTTTCTCCTCAGTTAACTTGGATACAGTGAACACCCGCGCTGCTTGACGACCTTACGGATATGATTTTACCTCTGATGCGATGTGGACTGTGATTAGTATGAGCTCTATCCTTGCTTTACTTTTGCCGCTGGTGCTATTCGGTGGATTCGCTTTCCCAAAGAACATTTATGAGCGGTCTCTGATGCCACGGGCTGCCACACGCTCCGTCGCCCGCATGGACGGTGATATCATCATCGGTGCCCTGTTCTCTGTGCATCACCAGCCCTCGGCCGAGAAGGTTGCGGAGAGGACGTGCGGAGAAATCAGAGAGCAGTACGGGATCCAGCGGGTGGAAGCTATGTTCCACACGCTGGATCGCATCAACGCCGACCCCAACCTTCTCCCCAACATCACTTTGGGCTGTGAGATCAGAGATTCCTGCTGGCACTCGTCCGTGGCGCTGGAGCAGAGTATCGAGTTTATCCGGGACTCCCTTATCTCTATCCGCGATGACCAGGACGGCTCAAAGTACTGCA
The genomic region above belongs to Sardina pilchardus chromosome 20, fSarPil1.1, whole genome shotgun sequence and contains:
- the shprh gene encoding E3 ubiquitin-protein ligase SHPRH isoform X2 — encoded protein: MSNKRKRAPPVKVDDDAKKKLNWNMHEDRRNEVESELSTQGSDVIAECLPLPIEEPSCSKSFCVIVEEPDKSEVPLSEDALIGSSCFPSISEEVPGPSITPRIRPGSESGSATKSVTNYSVVLPLINCKLDEAWYVLIGEFNLRAQSPLVVEDSQKWTLQRTGGRLCLCASGAQEDESFDVEVQSPEFVCPVEGSLGRLELEELDWLQKRRIVQLGVKPDEEYIKLPVYLLEAGLSHPELLSEGSGRMKKANQLIQKLMEHFYDFIIPEVMEDEQDDDDVDLERQNVEELYDSVRHQHQRGVEGEGLDVQHEALVPVLRPYQSQAVNWMLKREKYNSGASEADKPSLHFLWREIVTLCGKKLHYNIYSGCLILEFPQAGTDWPGGILADEMGLGKTVEVLALILFHARQGLENSAPCLPEGVKVNYFVPPPPPEKENGTPRKREPQPKERISYPAVRVMILTAIKEMKVGKGASINAIFGYLRTMFRYDPIKNRSHIKKSLAKLISEELVEQVKGRGLAGSFKFGKKYKDTQKKTPVKQKPSSDGDVAPRRTSRRRSTHVYSDAVVTSDLPGDLDTDTAPDAQETKKEKDPSVPPPESTEDQLPEEEEEKEEKKEEDEEQVEKPEESCPPPHEELKDLPPPASVPEPDYHFECICGETGLLDYKARVQCLHCLLWQHADCVNYKQESQDTTPFYCPHCLVAMPPVHTGATLIISPSSICHQWVEEISRHIRSSSLRVLVYQGVKRHGFIQPHVLAEQEVVITTYDVLRSELNYVDLPHSNSEDGRRFRTHKRYMAVPSPLVAVEWWRVCLDEAQMVECTTAKAAEMALRLSSINRWCVSGTPVQRGLEDLYGLVLFLGVDPYWVKHWWDQLLYRPYRRGNTEPLYNLMGRLLWRSAKKDVIDQIQIPPQTEEIHWLRFSPVESHFYQRQHEVCSQDALHKLRKISDWSLRLSSLDRRTVSTILCPLLRLRQACCHPQAVRGEFLPFQKSTMTMEELLKSLQKKCRVECEEAHRQLVCALNGLAGIHIIRDEFVEAVEMYREVLRSSEEHKGRLKTDSLQRLHATHNLMELLSAKHDGIPPTLRDDRLKEEAEQLRQHYMTKSNSEVSEAQQNLQPVVQNIKELKRKVNLRSPWWMEVIAQAIEYSIDDDLVGRIQNELTCSYKQEANKLSMADKFRDGRGLQFLLTTQMDDLLKSQKVVQDAVKKLEGAPSQAIIEEATMCHLRPVRLPLNNCVFCKADELFTDYESKLFSHTVKGQTAIFEEMIEDEEGLVDDRLPTTSRGLWAASETERALKAILAFARARRLDAQLLEEASTFMELFESWKKEYKVLHEYWMTLRDHVSAIDELGMATERLRVRLPDEPKQKVLHIIEPHEVDQNRVKLLNDRAVARSQLQKKLGQLLYLTNLEKSQDKATGGLNPEPCPICARSLGQEWAVLTCGHCFCNECIAIIMEQYSVGSRRRAIKCAICRQTTSHTDISYVFTTQNNGTGEDIPVKGSHSTKVEAVVRVLKKIQMTDPGAKSLVFSTWQGVLDIIAKALFDNNMEFSQINGIHNFQKNLCSFKYEEKVNILLLPLHTGSNGLNIIEATHVVLVEPILNPAHQLQAIGRVHRIGQTKPTFVHRFLIRSTIEEKMQAMLKTVEKSHTAAATMKHSEASVFTVADLAELFTEDTEDRESLED
- the shprh gene encoding E3 ubiquitin-protein ligase SHPRH isoform X3, translating into MSNKRKRAPPVKVDDDAKKKLNWNMHEDRRNEVESELSTQGSDVIAECLPLPIEEPSCSKSFCVIVEEPDKSEVPLSEDALIGSSCFPSISEEVPGPSITPRIRPGSESGSATKSVTNYSVVLPLINCKLDEAWYVLIGEFNLRAQSPLVVEDSQKWTLQRTGGRLCLCASGAQEDESFDVEVQSPEFVCPVEGSLGRLELEELDWLQKRRIVQLGVKPDEEYIKLPVYLLEAGLSHPELLSEGSGRMKKANQLIQKLMEHFYDFIIPEVMEDEQDDDDVDLERQNVEELYDSVRHQHQRGVEGEGLDVQHEALVPVLRPYQSQAVNWMLKREKYNSGASEDKPSLHFLWREIVTLCGKKLHYNIYSGCLILEFPQAGTDWPGGILADEMGLGKTVEVLALILFHARQGLENSAPCLPEGVKVNYFVPPPPPEKENGTPRKREPQPKERISYPAVRVMILTAIKEMKVGKGASINAIFGYLRTMFRYDPIKNRSHIKKSLAKLISEELVEQVKGRGLAGSFKFGKKYKDTQKKTPVKQKPQSSDGDVAPRRTSRRRSTHVYSDAVVTSDLPGDLDTDTAPDAQETKKEKDPSVPPPESTEDQLPEEEEEKEEKKEEDEEQVEKPEESCPPPHEELKDLPPPASVPEPDYHFECICGETGLLDYKARVQCLHCLLWQHADCVNYKQESQDTTPFYCPHCLVAMPPVHTGATLIISPSSICHQWVEEISRHIRSSSLRVLVYQGVKRHGFIQPHVLAEQEVVITTYDVLRSELNYVDLPHSNSEDGRRFRTHKRYMAVPSPLVAVEWWRVCLDEAQMVECTTAKAAEMALRLSSINRWCVSGTPVQRGLEDLYGLVLFLGVDPYWVKHWWDQLLYRPYRRGNTEPLYNLMGRLLWRSAKKDVIDQIQIPPQTEEIHWLRFSPVESHFYQRQHEVCSQDALHKLRKISDWSLRLSSLDRRTVSTILCPLLRLRQACCHPQAVRGEFLPFQKSTMTMEELLKSLQKKCRVECEEAHRQLVCALNGLAGIHIIRDEFVEAVEMYREVLRSSEEHKGRLKTDSLQRLHATHNLMELLSAKHDGIPPTLRDDRLKEEAEQLRQHYMTKSNSEVSEAQQNLQPVVQNIKELKRKVNLRSPWWMEVIAQAIEYSIDDDLVGRIQNELTCSYKQEANKLSMADKFRDGRGLQFLLTTQMDDLLKSQKVVQDAVKKLEGAPSQAIIEEATMCHLRPVRLPLNNCVFCKADELFTDYESKLFSHTVKGQTAIFEEMIEDEEGLVDDRLPTTSRGLWAASETERALKAILAFARARRLDAQLLEEASTFMELFESWKKEYKVLHEYWMTLRDHVSAIDELGMATERLRVRLPDEPKQKVLHIIEPHEVDQNRVKLLNDRAVARSQLQKKLGQLLYLTNLEKSQDKATGGLNPEPCPICARSLGQEWAVLTCGHCFCNECIAIIMEQYSVGSRRRAIKCAICRQTTSHTDISYVFTTQNNGTGEDIPVKGSHSTKVEAVVRVLKKIQMTDPGAKSLVFSTWQGVLDIIAKALFDNNMEFSQINGIHNFQKNLCSFKYEEKVNILLLPLHTGSNGLNIIEATHVVLVEPILNPAHQLQAIGRVHRIGQTKPTFVHRFLIRSTIEEKMQAMLKTVEKSHTAAATMKHSEASVFTVADLAELFTEDTEDRESLED